The Caballeronia sp. Lep1P3 genome segment CGCGCTGCGCGCGCGGCTGCCCGTGACGGTCGCGGGCGACGCGGACTATTACCTGACGGCGGTTTCGGTCGGGTCGAAGGGATTCGGGCCGCATATCAGCAGCGCGCCCGGTTTCGTGTCGGGCACGCCGCGCTCCGGTCTGATCGACGAGATCATCGACCGCGAACTGCACGACACGCTTTCGGTCGTCGTCAAGACGCCGGAGGGCACGCGGTATCACGCGGAAATAGACCGGCAGGAACACGCGAACCGGAATCACCTGCTGATGATGTCCCTGCGCTCGGCGCTGCCCGTCACCGTGTGCGGCAACGACGAGCACTACATAACGGGCGTCGCGGTGGGCGCGTCGTCGGCGGGGGCCGCGCCGCCGCTGATTCTTTTCGGGCTCAAGCTGACGGAGACGCGCGCGGGCGCCGTGGTGCGCATCGTCGATTCCGATACGCTGGACGACGTGCGCTACGTACTGCGCACGCCGGACGGCACGCACTACTGCGCGCGGATGAACACGACGAAGCACGCGAGCCGGCATCGCATGCTGATGACGGCGCTGGCGCTCAATCTGCCCGTCAGCATCGCGGCGAACGGCGACTCGGCGATCACGGGCGTCGCGGTCGGGCTGCCGCGCGGCGGCATGCCGGGCTTCCGGTGCGAAGCGAGACGTTTCGCTGGCACGCGCAAGGGCCGCATCGTCAGGATGATCGACTTCGACGCGCTCGGCGCCGACGTCGTCTACGTGCTGCAAACCGCCGATGGCGACGAATACGGCTTGCCGGCTTTCACGCGCAGCCAGCCGGGACGCGCCGCGCTGCTCGGCATCGCGCTGCTGTCCGAACTGACCGTGACGGCGACCGGCGGCAAGAGCGAAGGCCGCGAAAGCCACGCGGCCAGCCTCATCGTGGAGCGCGGCTAGATGCGGTCGAAGGTGGACGCGATCACGCCGCGAACACCGTCACCGCGTGAATCAGCAGGCCGACCGCGCCGCCGACGAGCGTTCCGTTCACGCGGATGAACTGCAGGTCGCGCCCGATATTGAGTTCGACGTCGCGCACGAGCGTCGCGTCGTCCCATTGCTTGACGGTCGCGGCGATGTGCTTCGCAATGCCTTCGCGCAGTTCGGGCGCGAGCGCCTTCAACGCGTCGCGCATGTGCTCGTTGATCGAGTCGCGCAGGAGCGGATCGCCGCCTAGCGCCTGCGCGAAGCCCGCCGCGACTTCCACCACTTTGCCGTGCAGCGCGGAATCGGGGCGCTTCAGGTCGGCGGCGAGCCACGTCGTGAATTCGTCCCAGAGGCCGTTCACGTAACCGCGCAGTTCGGGGCGGTCGAGCCATTCGCGCTTGTGCTCGTCGATGCGCGCCTTGAACGCCGGATCGGACTTCAGCCGTTCGACGAAGCGCTCGACGGCGGCATCGAACGCCTTGCGGCGCTCGTGCTCGGGATCGCTCGTAACGTCGTGCAGCCATTGATTCGCGCCGCGCACGAGTCCCGCCGCGAACTTGTTGCCGAGGTCGCCGGCGTCCAGCCCGACGAAGCCGAGCATGCCGACAAGCTTCGGATACTCCTCGCCCGCCACCGCGACGATGCGCGCCGCGAGCATTTCCTGCACTTCGGGCTTATCGAGCCACCCGGCAAGCTGCTTCAGGCCTTCGTCGAGCAGCAGTTGATGACGCCGGTCGGCGGTCAGCGTGGAGAGCAGATGGCCTGCGGCGGCGGAAAGATCGAAGGCATCGGCGCGGCGGCGGATGGCTTCGTAGAGCATCGACTTGACGCGCGTATCGTCGATAAAGGAAAGCAGCTGCCCGACCGCCCCGACCGCGCGGTTGCCGAGCAACTCGGCGTTTTTCGGCTCCGCGAGCCAGATCGAGAGGCGGCTCGCCGGGTCGAACGCGTTCACGCGCGCGACGAGCGCATCGGTGCCGAGAAAACGGTCGCGCACGAACACCGCGAGGTTGTCCGCGACGCGCGCCTTGTTCGCCGGGAGAATCGCGGTATGCGGAACCGGCACGCCGAGCGGATGCCGGAACAGCGCGACCACGGCGAACCAGTCGGCGAGCGCGCCGACCATCGCGGCTTCCGCGAACGCGGAGACCCACGCCCACGCGCCGGCATCGTGCTGGCTCTTCGCGAGCGCGAACAGCACGCCCGCGCCAACCAGCAGCGCGGCGGCGAACCACTTCATTCTTCTGAGCGCTACGGCTTTATCCTGCGTTTCCATCTACTTGGTCGTTGGTGGTGGAAAGGGCGCCAGCATATCAACGCCCTTGCTGCAACTTCAAGAGCGCGTCCATTGCGCGGCCGGCGTCGTCGAACGGCACGAAGAGATGATCGTGATACGCCGCCGCCATGACGTTGCAACTGATGCCCGCCGCACCGAGCGCGCCGGCGAACGCCGCCGTCAGCCCGACCGCGTCGAGGTCCGAATGCACGGTCAGCGTGATCCACGCGGCGCGAAACAGCGGCGTGAGTCCGGCCGCTGTCGCCGCGCCCTCTTCCATGACGACGGTCACGCCCTCGCGCTCGCGAAACGTCGCGACGACGCCCGCGCCGGTCAGCGGCGCGTCGTGCGGCAGCGATGCGAAGACGTACACGCCCGGCTGCAACTCCGGCTGCATCGACGCGATGAGCGTGTCGAGATCCTTCATGCCGCGTCTTCCGATCGATGCGTGCGTCCCAGCACAGGCCGCAGCGCCGTTCCCGTATGACTTCGCGGATGACTTGCGAGCGTA includes the following:
- a CDS encoding DUF445 domain-containing protein, with product METQDKAVALRRMKWFAAALLVGAGVLFALAKSQHDAGAWAWVSAFAEAAMVGALADWFAVVALFRHPLGVPVPHTAILPANKARVADNLAVFVRDRFLGTDALVARVNAFDPASRLSIWLAEPKNAELLGNRAVGAVGQLLSFIDDTRVKSMLYEAIRRRADAFDLSAAAGHLLSTLTADRRHQLLLDEGLKQLAGWLDKPEVQEMLAARIVAVAGEEYPKLVGMLGFVGLDAGDLGNKFAAGLVRGANQWLHDVTSDPEHERRKAFDAAVERFVERLKSDPAFKARIDEHKREWLDRPELRGYVNGLWDEFTTWLAADLKRPDSALHGKVVEVAAGFAQALGGDPLLRDSINEHMRDALKALAPELREGIAKHIAATVKQWDDATLVRDVELNIGRDLQFIRVNGTLVGGAVGLLIHAVTVFAA
- a CDS encoding ACT domain-containing protein, with the translated sequence MKDLDTLIASMQPELQPGVYVFASLPHDAPLTGAGVVATFREREGVTVVMEEGAATAAGLTPLFRAAWITLTVHSDLDAVGLTAAFAGALGAAGISCNVMAAAYHDHLFVPFDDAGRAMDALLKLQQGR